In Corylus avellana chromosome ca2, CavTom2PMs-1.0, the following proteins share a genomic window:
- the LOC132172640 gene encoding uncharacterized protein LOC132172640, with protein sequence MAGKYHVRSISLPSRSHPTTLRLEEELNKLKTWEATCSASTSDSICKGLVGLEELYKCMDDLLNMSSAQQVLSQNQHEKYVEELLDGSVRLLDICGITRDTLLQIKEHVRSLQSALRRRKGEYSSIESNINSYTLFKKKMKKDAKKLITALKQMENKWAAFPVLDLDDQHLSAVIRVLREVCVMNVSIFQSLLLFLTVPLSKPKATGWSLVSKLMHKGVVACEEKQENVNEMEAVDAALRTLCRYADAEKMQSTHKSLEDLEISMEEMENCLECLFRRLIKTRASLLNIISQ encoded by the coding sequence ATGGCTGGTAAATACCATGTTCGATCTATTAGCTTGCCTTCCAGATCTCATCCTACCACTCTTAGGCTCGAAGAAGAGCTGAACAAGCTCAAAACATGGGAGGCAACATGTTCTGCATCAACATCAGATTCAATCTGCAAAGGTCTAGTTGGTCTGGAGGAGTTGTACAAATGCATGGATGATCTTCTAAACATGTCATCGGCCCAACAAGTCCTGTCTCAAAATCAACATGAGAAATATGTCGAGGAATTGTTGGATGGATCTGTAAGGCTTTTGGACATCTGTGGCATTACAAGAGATACCCTTTTGCAGATTAAGGAACATGTTCGATCTCTTCAATCTGCTCTCCGAAGGAGAAAGGGAGAATATTCTAGCATTGAAAGCAACATCAACAGCTACACTTTGttcaagaagaaaatgaagaaggaTGCCAAGAAGTTGATCACAGCACTAAAGCAAATGGAGAACAAATGGGCTGCATTTCCAGTCTTAGATCTAGATGATCAACACCTCTCTGCAGTGATTCGAGTGCTTAGAGAAGTTTGTGTAATGAATGTTTCCATCTTTCAATCCCTCTTGCTGTTCTTGACAGTGCCATTGTCAAAGCCAAAGGCAACTGGGTGGTCATTGGTCTCAAAGCTGATGCACAAGGGTGTAGTAGCATGCGAAGAAAAGCAAGAGAATGTGAATGAGATGGAAGCTGTTGATGCTGCACTCCGCACCCTCTGCAGATATGCTGATGCTGAGAAGATGCAAAGCACACATAAAAGTTTGGAGGATTTGGAGATTAGCATGGAAGAAATGGAGAATTGTTTGGAGTGCTTGTTTAGGCGCTTGATCAAAACAAGAGCCTCTCTTTTGAACATAATCTCTCAATAG
- the LOC132168560 gene encoding GDSL esterase/lipase At2g23540-like, with protein MRVPSIGCCPYQRSLNDTGGCMEGLNACAQVFLKEFEGLLQNLSSEYPAMQYSLANSYEMTQTIINGSQRSPFKEIQQACCGKGRFNATTRCEPVANLCPKRDDYMFWDQYHPTEFASRLAAALLCSGPQQMVVPMNFCQLYMLDN; from the exons ATGCGTGTGCCATCAATTGGGTGCTGCCCATACCAACGTTCTTTGAATGATACTGGTGGGTGCATGGAGGGATTGAATGCCTGTGCTCAAGTTTTCCTTAAGGAATTCGAAGGCCTCTTGCAAAATTTAAGCTCAGAGTACCCAGCAATGCAGTACTCTCTTGCAAACTCATATGAAATGACACAGACTATTATTAACGGCTCTCAGCGATCTC CTTTTAAGGAGATCCAACAAGCTTGTTGCGGAAAAGGGAGGTTCAATGCTACTACACGATGCGAGCCGGTTGCCAATTTATGTCCGAAGCGCGATGACTACATGTTCTGGGACCAGTACCATCCCACAGAATTCGCTTCTCGGCTCGCAGCTGCTCTTCTATGTTCAGGTCCACAGCAAATGGTGGTGCCAATGAATTTCTGCCAACTCTATATGCTtgataactaa
- the LOC132173010 gene encoding GDSL esterase/lipase At5g55050-like — protein sequence MAKTRMFVSVSLFLVVMTLTMIGSHVSAKAMTRTPAAIFILGDSTVDIGTNNFIPESGARADMPHNGVDYHGSPPTGRFSNSYNTADSIVQLMDFKESPPSFLYVLYKHKQHLRSIQNFKGLNFASGGSGLLDNTGKVPYE from the exons ATGGCCAAGACAAGAATGTTTGTTTCAGTCTCCCTTTTCCTTGTCGTCATGACTCTGACGATGATCGGCTCGCATGTGTCTGCAAAAGCTATGACACGTACGCCTGCAGCTATTTTCATATTGGGGGACTCGACTGTGGATATTGGGACAAATAATTTCATACCAGAGAGTGGAGCAAGGGCCGATATGCCTCATAATGGTGTTGACTATCATGGTTCCCCCCCAACTGGAAGGTTTAGTAACAGCTATAACACTGCTGATTCAATCG TCCAGTTAATGGATTTCAAAGAGAGCCCGCCATCTTTCCTCTACGTTCTTTACAAGCATAAGCAGCATCTTAGGAGTATCCAAAACTTCAAGGGCCTTAACTTCGCCTCAGGAGGATCCGGACTTCTTGACAATACTGGAAAAGTTCCATAT GAGTAg
- the LOC132172044 gene encoding putative F-box protein At1g65770 has translation MGERVEWSNLPRDLLVMIGRSLDARVDVLRFRGVCTSWRSSIPSFHAHSPRFPLKFPEPFSALESASMLRVPQPQLYLCESTLYLLQPENPFPTSSSSCCNKGWLIKVQESNSGKLHLLDPLPSHKYRFSPVPPNTLNLLNFRVVELRKAHMLGFHVPTPRRSETERSSALSYRSVPWVNKVVMITSSAWTDADESAVFVIFSDGKLAFAKFGDEKWTLVGDASVEYDDIIVYKGQFYVVDRLGNVSWIRCSSLELVPFSPPLCGLGNQKHLVESCGALYVVDRYLDRERRTIVTQPCFPKTVDFKVYKLDEEECGWVLLRSLGDRAFVLSTDWCLSVLAQEFVGCKGNCIYFFDQHETHVFSLEDSSFADFEFSMDDSHLFWEAPTLLTSANP, from the coding sequence ATGGGTGAGAGAGTGGAGTGGTCGAATCTTCCGAGGGATCTGTTGGTAATGATCGGAAGAAGCCTCGACGCTCGCGTCGATGTTCTCCGATTTCGCGGCGTCTGTACCTCCTGGCGTTCCTCTATCCCTTCCTTTCACGCTCACTCTCCTCGCTTCCCTCTCAAATTCCCTGAACCTTTCAGCGCGCTCGAGTCAGCGTCAATGTTACGAGTCCCACAACCGCAACTTTATCTCTGCGAGAGCACTCTCTATCTTCTTCAACCGGAAAATCCTTTTccaacttcatcttcttcttgttgcaATAAGGGCTGGTTGATCAAGGTCCAAGAGTCAAATTCAGGCAAATTACATCTTTTAGATCCACTCCCCAGCCACAAATACAGGTTCTCCCCTGTTCCCCCAAATACTCTGAACTTATTGAACTTCCGGGTCGTGGAATTAAGAAAAGCGCATATGCTTGGATTTCACGTTCCCACTCCACGCAGATCAGAAACTGAAAGAAGTTCTGCCCTCAGTTACCGCTCTGTTCCTTGGGTGAACAAAGTTGTGATGATAACGAGTTCAGCTTGGACTGATGCTGACGAGTCTGCGGTTTTCGTGATATTTAGTGATGGGAAATTGGCTTTCGCGAAATTTGGGGATGAGAAGTGGACCCTTGTCGGTGATGCGAGTGTTGAATACGATGATATTATTGTTTACAAGGGTCAGTTCTATGTTGTTGATAGATTGGGAAATGTTTCATGGATCAGATGTTCATCTTTGGAGCTGGTACCGTTTTCGCCTCCGCTGTGTGGTTTGGGTAATCAGAAGCATCTGGTGGAGTCGTGTGGAGCTCTTTATGTTGTTGATCGATACCTTGACAGGGAACGGAGGACGATAGTGACGCAGCCATGTTTTCCCAAGACAGTTGATTTCAAAGTGTATAAGTTGGATGAAGAGGAGTGTGGATGGGTTTTGTTGAGAAGCTTGGGTGATCGAGCATTTGTTTTGAGCACTGATTGGTGTCTCTCCGTTTTGGCTCAAGAGTTTGTGGGATGTAAAGGGAATTGCATTTACTTCTTTGATCAACATGAAACTCATGTTTTTAGTTTAGAGGATAGCAGCTTTGCCGATTTCGAATTTTCCATGGATGATTCTCATCTATTCTGGGAAGCCCCAACTTTGCTTACCTCTGCTAATCCATGA
- the LOC132173002 gene encoding uncharacterized protein LOC132173002: protein MAASSELSGAHLPVRSISLPSRTQPSSVRLEEVLNTIKSCQISSVSTAFPVGAETIQTGLAGLAELYNCLEELIHSPLTRQALLCHEHRKLVEEILEGSITLLDTCGTARDIIFTMKEHVQTLQSALRRKGVDSRIESDIHAYMLFRKKVKKDVAKCLKELKRTERKVSSSPLLDLDLRLSMAIGVLREASAITMSIFRSLLLFLSVPAMETNAARWSSLVSRLMPATARLLSCEKGQKIINEVGSVDVALCSLHGHLRNKDAKAEVQLAQRMLEKLHLSINDVEDGLDCLFRCLLQNRVSFLNILAN, encoded by the coding sequence ATGGCAGCCTCATCTGAATTGAGTGGTGCCCATCTACCTGTTAGGTCTATTAGCTTGCCCTCCAGGACACAACCAAGTTCTGTCAGGCTTGAAGAAGTATTAAACACTATAAAATCCTGCCAAATTTCATCAGTTTCGACAGCATTTCCGGTCGGAGCAGAGACTATTCAAACTGGTCTAGCTGGGCTTGCAGAGTTGTACAATTGTTTGGAGGAACTCATCCACTCTCCTCTCACCCGACAAGCTCTTCTGTGTCATGAACATCGAAAGCTAGTGGAAGAAATTCTTGAAGGGTCAATCACATTGCTGGACACATGCGGCACTGCAAGGGACATTATCTTTACCATGAAGGAACATGTCCAAACCCTGCAGTCTGCTTTACGTAGGAAGGGAGTGGATTCAAGAATTGAAAGTGATATTCATGCTTACATGCTCTTCAGAAAGAAGGTGAAGAAGGATGTTGCTAAGTGCCTTAAAGAATTGAAGAGAACGGAAAGAAAAGTTTCTTCCTCTCCACTGTTGGATTTAGACCTCCGTTTATCGATGGCGATCGGAGTTCTAAGAGAAGCAAGCGCCATTACCATGTCCATTTTTAGATCTCTTTTGCTGTTCCTGTCCGTGCCGGCAATGGAGACAAACGCTGCACGTTGGTCATCATTGGTTTCGAGATTGATGCCAGCGACGGCGAGATTATTGTCCTGTGAGAAAGGCCAGAAGATTATCAATGAGGTGGGGAGCGTTGATGTTGCTCTTTGTTCCCTCCATGGGCATCTAAGAAATAAGGATGCTAAGGCCGAAGTTCAATTGGCACAAAGGATGTTGGAAAAACTCCATCTTAGCATTAATGATGTTGAGGATGGATTAGATTGTCTGTTTAGGTGTTTACTCCAAAATAGAGTGTCTTTCTTGAACATCCTTGCTAATTAA
- the LOC132170869 gene encoding uncharacterized protein LOC132170869 translates to MTVTRVATTKAKSLMKLSISLFRRGFNSSKCKTAAKMAVARIKLLRNKRQVVVKQMRRDIALLLQSGQDATARIRVEHVIREQNVLAANEFIELFCELVVSRLSIIAKRRECPADLKEGIASLIFAAPRCSEIPELVAIRDIFEKKYGKDFVSGATDVRPSCGVNRMLIDKLSVRTPTGEVKLKVMKEIAKEYQIEWDTTESELELLKPAEERIEGPQTFVSATSLPLKPATRSTSSGENGNMHFKDTASAAESAAESAKKAIAAAQAAAYLANRDFNPATQASVLDNKLNASSINPGFETLSGNSSGSFKPNDHSPVNSQNAGHQLKAPGRTYEAQSFGRSHYVNSEETRVTNVTGGNGNAYRRHSYNNAPPSRHSDIKFDESDCDEEIEMEEPPSGVLPPPERSPPPVPPSYHDKQDSAHRVHPKLPDYDALSARFEALKSRKSQT, encoded by the exons ATGACTGTCACTCGTGTAGCCACCACCAAAGCCAAGAGTCTCATGAAGCTCAGCATCTCTCTCTTCCGCCGTGGCTTCAACTCTTCGAAATG CAAGACAGCGGCGAAGATGGCGGTGGCTAGAATAAAGCTGCTGAGGAACAAGAGACAGGTGGTGGTGAAGCAGATGAGGCGAGACATTGCTTTGCTTTTACAGTCTGGTCAAGATGCCACTGCTCGCATCCGG GTTGAACATGTTATCAGAGAACAGAATGTTCTGGCTGCAAATGAGTTCATTGAGCTCTTCTGTGAATTAGTTGTGTCCAGACTTTCGATCATTGCAAAGCGAAG GGAATGCCCAGCAGATCTGAAAGAAGGGATTGCCAGCTTAATATTTGCAGCCCCAAGGTGCTCGGAGATTCCTGAACTAGTGGcaattagggatatttttgagaaaaaatatgGGAAAGATTTTGTATCTGGAGCTACTGATGTGCGACCTAGTTGTGGTGTGAACCGCATG TTAATTGACAAGCTCTCTGTAAGAACCCCTACTGGTGAAGTAAAGTTGAAAGTCATGAAGGAAATAGCCAAGGAGTACCAGATTGAATGGGATACAACAGAATCCGAGTTGGAGCTTCTCAAGCCGGCAGAAGAGCGTATA GAAGGACCACAGACTTTCGTTAGTGCTACCAGCTTACCCTTGAAGCCTGCTACCAG ATCAACAAGCAGTGGAGAAAATGGCAATATGCATTTTAAGGACACTGCATCAGCTGCTGAATCAGCTGCAGAATCTGCCAAGAAAGCAATTGCTGCTGCACAAGCTGCTGCCTATTTGGCCAACAGAGATTTCAATCCAGCCACTCAAGCATCTGTTCTTGATAATAAGTTGAATGCTTCAAGTATCAACCCTGGATTTGAAACCCTTTCTGGCAATTCTTCTGGCTCCTTCAAGCCAAATGACCATTCCCCGGTTAACTCGCAGAATGCTGGTCATCAGCTGAAAGCTCCAGGGAGGACATACGAGGCGCAGAGTTTTGGAAGGTCACATTATGTCAACAGTGAGGAGACAAGGGTTACCAATGTGACTGGAGGAAATGGAAATGCTTATAGGAGGCATAGCTACAACAATGCACCACCTTCGAGACATTCAGATATAAAGTTTGATGAATCAGACTGTGacgaagaaattgagatggaagaacCTCCTAGTGGCGTTTTACCACCACCCGAGCGATCTCCACCACCAGTACCACCTTCATATCATGATAAACAAGATTCAGCTCATCGTGTTCATCCCAAATTGCCGGATTACGATGCACTTTCCGCTCGCTTTGAAGCCCTGAAGTCTCGCAAATCACAAACATAA
- the LOC132172346 gene encoding uncharacterized protein LOC132172346 has translation MMKRPTTMAAAFSPNVRSISLPARSHPSTVRVEEELNKLKSWESSSSSSSKAETICLGLSLLSELYKRIQDLLNLPLTQQALSQDHHQKWVNELLEGSLRYLDACGNTRDSVLSMQETVRELQSALRRRKVGELGNESVVSAYFCSRRKMKKETAKSLASLKPPLMDGLDCLEKKDDHLLAVVRVLRETSLITISIFHSLLLFLSAQVLKPKPSRWSLVSKLVQKSVQNVNELEGVDMALGSLLMQSSCREMEGQKMQSAQIGLDALDVSMEGIVKGLECLFRHLIQTRVFLLNIMSH, from the coding sequence atgatGAAGAGACCAACAACAATGGCGGCAGCCTTCTCCCCCAATGTTCGATCCATCAGCTTGCCGGCCAGATCTCATCCGAGCACAGTGAGAGTGGAGGAAGAGCTAAACAAGCTTAAATCATGGGAATCGTCGAGTTCTTCATCATCAAAGGCAGAAACAATATGCCTCGGTCTATCGCTTCTGAGCGAATTGTATAAACGAATACAAGATCTTCTGAATCTGCCATTGACCCAACAAGCTCTTTCCCAAGATCATCACCAGAAATGGGTCAACGAGTTGTTGGAAGGATCATTGAGATACTTGGATGCATGCGGGAACACCAGGGACTCTGTTCTCTCAATGCAAGAAACCGTTCGAGAGCTCCAATCTGCTCTTCGCCGGAGAAAAGTTGGAGAATTGGGCAATGAAAGCGTTGTCTCTGCCTACTTTTGCTCgagaagaaagatgaaaaaggAGACTGCAAAGTCTCTGGCATCACTGAAGCCGCCATTGATGGATGGCTTGGATTGCTTAGAGAAGAAAGATGATCATCTCTTGGCGGTGGTCAGAGTGCTTAGAGAAACAAGCCTGATTACCATTTCAATCTTCCATTCGCTCTTGTTGTTCCTTTCTGCACAAGTGTTGAAACCAAAGCCAAGCAGATGGTCGTTGGTTTCCAAATTGGTGCAGAAAAGTGTGCAGAATGTGAATGAATTGGAAGGCGTCGACATGGCTCTTGGCAGCCTGTTGATGCAGAGTTCTTGCAGAGAAATGGAGGGGCAAAAGATGCAATCTGCGCAGATTGGGCTGGATGCTTTGGATGTTAGCATGGAAGGCATTGTGAAAGGGTTGGAGTGCTTGTTTAGGCACTTGATCCAAACCAGAGTTTTCCTTCTAAATATAATGTCTCACTAG
- the LOC132172269 gene encoding protein S-acyltransferase 10, with translation MTDRAMGRCFHLVPCLSDPARRSALGLKLALVTLHLVYVGILFLFDEDLIEKTKTEPWYTALYLLLFFATLVQYFITSSSSPGYVIDATRAVNEKNVIFQKTSVASKQPASSKNGSLVITVDGSQLGRNLLGSNTTSWSKLVMDMYPPGTSARNWTCTYCSVEQPPRAKHCHDCDKCVLQFDHHCVWLGTCIGQGNHCRFWWYICGETALCLWTGILYIAYLKANISRAWWKDAIMILLLITLSISLIFLLLLLLFHSYLIMTNQTTYELVRRRRINYLRGIPERVYPFSKGICRNLHSFCCSRSSVYSMEPLPTPQEVEEKLRPYTCLDLVTGRCC, from the exons ATGACTGATCGAGCTATGGGCCGATGCTTCCACCTCGTTCCTTGTCTCTCCGATCCTG CTCGGAGATCTGCGCTAGGTCTGAAATTGGCGTTGGTGACGCTGCATCTCGTGTACGTTGGCATTCTCTTTCTGTTTGATGAAGATTTGATAGAAAAGACGAAAACAGAGCCATG gTATACTGCtttatatttgttgttgtttttcgcTACACTGGTTCAATACTTCATTACCTCCAGTTCTTCTCCTGG ctatgtCATTGACGCGACGAGAGCTGTTAATGAGAAAAATGTAATATTTCAAAAGACATCAGTGGCCTCAAA ACAACCTGCTTCGAGCAAAAATGGAAGCTTGGTTATTACTGTGGATGGGAGTCAATTGGGAAGAAATCTTCTAGGAAGCAACACAACATCATGGTCAAAGCTGGTTATGGACATGTATCCCCCTGGAACGTCAGCTAG AAATTGGACGTGCACCTACTGTAGTGTTGAGCAG CCTCCTCGAGCAAAGCATTGTCATGACTGTGATAAATGTGTTCTTCAGTTTGATCATCATTGTGTTTGGCTTGGGACATGCATTGGCCAGGGCAATCATTGTCGATTTTG GTGGTACATTTGCGGAGAGACAGCACTGTGCCTTTGGACTGGCATTTTGTACATTGCATACCTGAAGGCTAATATATCAAGGGCTTG GTGGAAGGATGCAATCATGATACTGCTTTTGATTACTTTGTCAATCTCCCTAATCTTTCTGCTTCTCTTGCTGCTGTTTCATAG TTATCTTATTATGACTAATCAGACTACCTATGAACTTGTGAGACGTAGACGCATCAACTATCTAAG GGGAATTCCTGAAAGAGTGTATCCTTTTAGCAAAGGAATTTGCAGAAATTTGCACAGCTTCTGCTGTTCTCGAAGCAGCGTATACAGTATGGAACCATTACCCACACCACAGGAAGTTGAAGAAAAGCTAAGGCCCTACACATGCTTGGATCTTGTGACCGGTCGTTGTTGCTGA
- the LOC132173011 gene encoding GDSL esterase/lipase At5g33370-like has translation MGTNLEARLRSAERTDVSTLRKLMPIDPSQGFVNWDSPPTYDDDVDEEEPIEGPLASDLEDEYEGDEFSPMFGGLYPEDDQLEEEEPTGDIDNYEEVDEDFSAKAEAPAIFIFGDSTADVGTNNFLPNTTALANFPYNGIDYPFSRPTGRFSNGFNTADQIARLFGYKRSPPPFLLLVSRQFSFKQNMLRGVNFASAGAGILDATGLIKWKEVVSMGKQVQQFEMVRGNISEIMGPTEIAGVLSKSLFFISVGSNDIFDYQDFNSTTLSKQDFMDTLEFSFHNHLKNLYDLGARKFGIVSVAPVGCLPSQRANNTSGQCKEELNELARMSHTRMGGLLQALSFQLKEMKHSLGNAYEMTINIIEDPLAFGFKDVKGACCGTGNFNGEGPCVKFFDPNLCSNCREYLFWDFFHPTAFASELAALTLYGGGPRFVKPMNFSQLAMVHV, from the exons atgggaacgAATCTAGAAGCCCGTTTGCGGAGCGCCGAACGCAcggacgtcagcaccttgcgcaagctcatgccaatag atccttcgcaaGGATTCGTGAAttgggattccccaccaacctatgatgacgatGTCGATGAGGAAGAACCGATTGAAGGACCTTTGGCATCCGACCTAGAGGACGAGTACGAAGGGGATGAATTTTCTCCCATGTTTggcggcctctaccccgaagatgatcaattggaagaggaagagcccacGGGTGACATCgacaattatgaagaggttgatgaagactttTCAG CCAAGGCAGAAGCGCCGGCGATTTTCATATTCGGAGATTCAACTGCCGACGTTGGGACAAACAACTTTTTGCCCAACACCACTGCGCTGGCCAACTTCCCTTATAACGGGATCGATTATCCCTTCTCGAGGCCAACAGGGAGGTTCAGTAATGGCTTCAACACTGCTGACCAAATTG CGAGGCTATTTGGTTATAAGAGGAGTCCGCCACCTTTTCTCCTTCTTGTCAGCCGTCAGTTCAGTTTTAAGCAGAACATGCTACGAGGTGTGAACTTCGCTTCTGCCGGGGCTGGAATTCTCGACGCTACAGGACTAATCAAATGG AAAGAGGTGGTTTCAATGGGAAAGCAGGTCCAACAATTTGAAATGGTTCGTGGAAATATAAGTGAGATTATGGGTCCAACAGAGATTGCTGGTGTGCTTTCCAAGTCTTTGTTCTTCATTAGTGTTGGAAGTAACGACATCTTTGATTATCAAGATTTTAATAGCACTACTTTATCCAAGCAAGACTTCATGGACACTCTCGAATTCTCTTTCCACAACCATTTAAAG AATCTATATGACCTAGGGGCTCGAAAATTTGGCATTGTGAGTGTTGCACCAGTTGGATGCTTGCCATCTCAACGTGCTAACAATACCAGTGGGCAATGCAAGGAGGAGTTGAATGAGTTAGCTCGGATGTCCCACACCAGAATGGGGGGTCTCTTGCAAGCCTTGAGCTTTCAATTGAAAGAAATGAAGCATTCACTCGGAAATGCCTATGAAATGACCATTAATATCATTGAAGACCCCTTGGCCTTCG GCTTCAAGGACGTCAAAGGAGCTTGCTGTGGAACAGGAAATTTCAATGGAGAAGGACCCTGTGTTAAGTTTTTTGACCCGAACCTTTGCTCTAATTGTCGCGAGTACTTATTCTGGGACTTCTTTCATCCGACGGCATTTGCTTCAGAATTGGCAGCCCTAACCCTCTATGGTGGAGGACCAAGATTTGTGAAACCCATGAATTTTAGCCAGTTGGCAATGGTCCATGTTTGA
- the LOC132170868 gene encoding lysine histidine transporter-like 8 codes for MSELNEIRSAPLTPRPGSAVPTPTVVRSPPVSCPPSQLHSPSLSRSPLLHVDENGEAAPPRKKAPKTPIRTPRLSLTPRFITPLGSPMRKALRMTKLDPQDAWLPITESRNGNKYYAAFHTLCSGIGIQALVLPVAFTVLGWTWGIISLTLAFVWQLYTLWLLVQLHESTETGMRYSRYLQLSCATFGSKQGKLLAVFPIQYLSGGTCVALIIIGGSTSKQLYQIICGPTCSNPLTTVEWYLVFTCAAVLLSQLPNLNSIAGVSLIGAITAVGYCTLIWIVSVTEGRLPGVSYNPLRGTSQLDHAFDVLNALGIISFAFRGHNLILEIQATMPSDEKHPSRVPMWKGVKASYTLIAACLFPIAIGGYWAYGEKIPSAGILTALYQFHSLDLPKSVLALAALFVIINAASSFQIYGMPIFDDMESMYTMKKKKPCPWWLRAIFRSVFGFGVFFGGVALPFVGSVAGLVGGVALPVTLSYPCFMWLKIRKPKVYGAMWWLNWFLGVLGMGLSVIFTAAGLYVVVQTGVDVSFFNP; via the exons ATGAGTGAGTTGAACGAGATAAGATCGGCACCGCTGACGCCAAGACCGGGATCAGCTGTGCCAACACCTACGGTGGTGCGGTCACCGCCGGTGTCGTGTCCGCCATCTCAGCTCCACTCGCCGTCTTTGTCAAGGTCACCGCTTCTTCATGTGGATGAGAATGGAGAGGCGGCGCCACCTCGAAAGAAGGCACCCAAAACACCAATTCGAACACCCAGACTATCTTTGACTCCGAGGTTCATCACTCCTCTTGGAAGCCCAATGAGGAAGGCTCTGAGGATGACGAAGCTTGATCCTCAGGACGCTTGGCTTCCAATCACTGAGTCAAGAAACGGTAACAAATACTACGCTGCTTTTCACACTCTCTGTTCTGGGATTGGAATTCAGGCTCTTGTGCTCCCTGTTGCCTTCACAGTCCTTGGCTG GACATGGGGGATAATTAGTTTGACTCTGGCATTTGTATGGCAACTTTACACCCTATGGTTGCTGGTTCAGCTCCACGAATCAACTGAAACTGGGATGCGCTACAGCCGATACCTTCAACTCTCCTGTGCAACCTTCG GTAGCAAGCAGGGGAAGTTGCTGGCTGTGTTTCCAATCCAATACCTTTCAGGTGGAACATGTGTGGCTTTGATAATTATCGGTGGATCAACCTCCAAACAATTATACCAAATTATATGCGGCCCCACATGCTCGAACCCGCTGACCACCGTGGAATGGTACTTGGTGTTTACCTGCGCAGCCGTGCTGCTGTCGCAGCTGCCCAACCTGAACTCAATAGCCGGCGTGTCTTTGATCGGCGCCATCACGGCGGTTGGGTATTGCACATTGATATGGATTGTGTCTGTGACAGAAGGCAGGCTACCGGGCGTGTCCTACAATCCTCTGAGGGGCACCAGCCAGCTTGACCATGCTTTTGATGTGCTTAATGCACTTGGCAtcatttcttttgcttttaggGGCCATAATCTTATTCTTGAGATTCAG GCCACCATGCCTTCAGATGAGAAGCATCCTTCGCGGGTGCCAATGTGGAAAGGAGTGAAGGCATCATATACGCTGATAGCTGCATGCTTATTTCCCATTGCAATTGGTGGATATTGGGCTTATGGGGAAAAGATACCATCAGCAGGAATACTTACGGCCCTCTACCAATTCCACTCACTTGATCTGCCCAAGTCTGTGCTAGCCCTAGCTGCCTTGTTCGTCATAATAAATGCAGCAAGCTCTTTCCAAATCTATGGCATGCCAATATTTGATGACATGGAGTCCATGTACaccatgaaaaagaaaaagccatgCCCGTGGTGGCTACGTGCAATTTTCCGTTCTGTGTTCGGGTTCGGAGTCTTCTTTGGGGGGGTGGCACTGCCGTTCGTCGGAAGCGTTGCCGGTTTGGTTGGAGGGGTAGCACTGCCTGTCACATTGTCATACCCATGCTTCATGTGGCTCAAGATTAGGAAGCCTAAGGTTTATGGCGCAATGTGGTGGCTCAATTGGTTTCTAGGGGTCTTGGGCATGGGTCTAAGCGTTATATTTACAGCTGCTGGCCTTTATGTTGTGGTTCAAACTGGTGTTGATGTGAGCTTCTTCAACCcttaa